In a single window of the Pseudomonas sp. B21-015 genome:
- a CDS encoding DUF1989 domain-containing protein: MYKDYPAAYQVSKGSALQVDTAFYERIRDKTEGRTLIEQFEVPIRTGRAWNVPAGHAFRVTTPVGPQVGDFNVWNAHDPRERLWAARTRQLQGAHVSTHDRLWSNLPFLRPLVTITDDSLAGYGIDEHGGRLHDLLGTRCDPYVNKMLTGEDFHHHCHSNLTRAVLPHGLTEFDVHDVLNIFQCTGLNHDDMYFMKACPAQKGDYLEFFAEIDLLCALSTCPGGDLSLAMWGPDAQDPLSVCRPLGVEIYRLEDSLLEGWSQPERAAYKGLHGLHIAKADWEK, from the coding sequence ATGTACAAAGACTATCCGGCGGCCTACCAAGTCAGCAAAGGCTCGGCCTTGCAGGTGGACACAGCCTTCTACGAAAGGATCCGCGACAAAACAGAGGGGCGCACGCTGATTGAGCAGTTTGAAGTGCCGATCCGCACCGGCCGCGCCTGGAATGTGCCGGCGGGGCATGCGTTCAGGGTCACGACCCCTGTCGGCCCGCAAGTCGGAGACTTCAATGTCTGGAATGCCCACGACCCGCGCGAACGCTTGTGGGCCGCGCGGACCCGGCAGTTGCAAGGGGCGCATGTCAGTACTCATGACCGGCTCTGGTCAAACCTGCCTTTCTTACGGCCGCTGGTGACCATTACCGACGACAGCCTGGCGGGTTACGGCATCGACGAACATGGTGGGCGTTTGCACGATTTGCTGGGGACGCGCTGCGATCCCTATGTGAACAAAATGCTCACGGGCGAGGATTTCCATCATCACTGCCACTCCAATCTGACTCGCGCAGTGTTGCCCCATGGCCTGACCGAGTTCGACGTGCATGATGTGCTGAACATTTTTCAGTGCACCGGCCTGAATCACGACGACATGTACTTCATGAAAGCCTGCCCGGCACAGAAGGGCGATTACCTGGAGTTCTTTGCCGAGATTGATTTGCTGTGCGCGCTCTCGACTTGCCCGGGTGGCGATTTGTCACTGGCCATGTGGGGACCGGATGCACAGGACCCGCTGAGCGTGTGTCGCCCGCTGGGGGTGGAGATTTATCGGTTGGAGGATTCGTTGCTTGAGGGCTGGAGCCAGCCGGAGCGTGCGGCTTACAAAGGGTTGCATGGCTTGCACATTGCCAAGGCCGATTGGGAAAAATAA
- a CDS encoding GntR family transcriptional regulator — MSSGLSLADHITLELRADIIGGRLLPGMALVENDLVSAYNASRNTIREALHRLGQEGLTRYVRNKGVMVRRLGVDDVRDLFKVRRTLELQAISASQPLREYQSDRMLEALEATELAREREDWRAVGTHSLAFHQHIVGLLRSPLFDEFFTNVVAQLRLVFCTAPDESRFQAPWLARDRQIHELLADGDKRAAGDAMSLYLDDSEHLLLQMLAPSSHH, encoded by the coding sequence GTCCCTGGCCGACCACATCACATTGGAGTTACGCGCTGACATCATCGGTGGTCGTTTGCTGCCTGGCATGGCGCTGGTGGAAAACGATCTGGTGTCGGCTTATAACGCCTCGCGAAACACGATTCGCGAGGCGTTGCACCGTCTGGGGCAGGAAGGGCTGACCCGTTATGTCCGCAACAAGGGCGTGATGGTGCGCAGGCTGGGAGTCGATGATGTGCGCGATCTGTTCAAGGTCCGTCGCACTCTGGAACTGCAAGCCATCAGCGCCAGTCAGCCACTGCGTGAGTATCAGTCCGACCGGATGCTCGAAGCCCTGGAGGCCACCGAGCTGGCCCGGGAGCGTGAGGACTGGCGCGCCGTCGGCACCCACAGCCTGGCGTTTCATCAACACATCGTCGGGTTGCTGCGCAGCCCGTTGTTCGATGAGTTCTTCACCAACGTCGTTGCGCAATTGCGCCTGGTGTTTTGCACCGCTCCCGATGAATCACGTTTTCAAGCGCCCTGGCTGGCTCGCGACCGGCAAATACATGAGTTGCTGGCCGACGGCGATAAGCGCGCGGCCGGGGATGCCATGAGCCTGTATCTCGATGACTCCGAACACCTCCTGTTGCAGATGCTTGCCCCTTCTTCCCATCACTGA
- the kdpA gene encoding potassium-transporting ATPase subunit KdpA, which yields MHSYDYWLILAFFAVVLIPAPFLGRFYYKVMEGQRTWLSPILGPVERGCYRAAGVDPQVEQSWQKYTLALLAFNLAGFLLLFAILLFQDHLPLNPQNLPGQEWTQAFNTAVSFMTNTNWQSYSGEASLSYLSQMVGLTVQNFVSAATGLAVLVALCRGIGRKSTKTLGNFWVDMTRATLYGLLPLCLLLALYLVWQGVPQTFAHYVNAVTMQGVDQVIPLGPAASQIAIKQLGTNGGGFFGVNSAHPFENPTAWSNLFEVASIILIPVALVFTFGHYVKDLRQSRAIIACMLALFLIGGATSLWAEYQPNPTLANVAVEQTAPLEGKEARFGTTATVLWSVTTTAASNGSVNGMHDSLNPLSGMVAMVNMMVGEVIFGGVGAGLYGMLLNVLIAVFLAGLMIGRTPEYLGKKLQAKEVQLLVVTLLVMPVGVLVLGAIAASLPGPVAAVSNPGAHGFSQLLYAYTSASANNGSAFGGFGANTAFHNLMLGLGMLIGRFGYILPVLALAGSLAMKKTAPIGQNSFPTHGPLFVTLLTVTILLVGGLTFLPTLALGPIAEHLSLGF from the coding sequence ATGCACAGTTATGACTATTGGCTGATCCTCGCCTTCTTCGCCGTGGTGTTGATCCCGGCGCCGTTTCTGGGGCGCTTCTACTACAAGGTGATGGAAGGACAGCGCACCTGGCTTTCACCGATCCTCGGGCCGGTGGAGCGCGGTTGTTATCGGGCGGCCGGCGTCGATCCGCAGGTCGAACAGAGCTGGCAGAAATACACCCTGGCCTTGCTCGCGTTCAACCTCGCGGGCTTTTTGCTGTTGTTCGCGATCCTGCTGTTCCAGGACCACTTGCCGCTGAACCCGCAAAACCTGCCGGGTCAGGAATGGACGCAAGCGTTCAACACCGCCGTCAGCTTCATGACCAATACCAACTGGCAGTCCTACAGTGGCGAAGCATCCCTGAGCTACCTGAGTCAGATGGTCGGCCTCACCGTGCAGAACTTCGTCAGCGCCGCCACTGGTCTGGCGGTGTTGGTTGCGCTGTGTCGCGGCATCGGTCGCAAGTCGACCAAAACCCTGGGCAACTTCTGGGTCGACATGACTCGCGCCACTCTCTACGGGCTGTTGCCATTGTGCTTGCTGCTGGCGCTGTACCTGGTGTGGCAGGGTGTGCCGCAAACCTTCGCTCATTACGTGAATGCCGTGACCATGCAGGGCGTCGATCAGGTGATCCCGCTCGGCCCGGCTGCCAGCCAAATCGCGATCAAGCAACTGGGCACCAACGGCGGTGGCTTCTTCGGCGTCAACTCGGCGCACCCGTTCGAGAACCCGACGGCGTGGAGCAACCTGTTCGAAGTCGCCTCGATCATTCTGATCCCGGTGGCGCTGGTGTTCACTTTTGGCCATTACGTGAAAGACCTGCGTCAGAGCCGCGCGATCATCGCCTGCATGCTGGCGTTGTTTTTGATCGGCGGTGCGACGTCGTTGTGGGCTGAATATCAACCCAATCCGACCCTGGCCAACGTCGCCGTCGAACAGACCGCGCCGCTGGAAGGCAAGGAAGCGCGCTTTGGCACCACCGCCACCGTGCTGTGGTCGGTCACCACTACCGCGGCGTCGAACGGCTCGGTCAACGGCATGCACGACAGCCTCAACCCGCTGAGCGGCATGGTCGCGATGGTCAACATGATGGTCGGCGAAGTGATCTTCGGCGGCGTCGGCGCCGGGCTCTACGGCATGTTGCTTAACGTGCTGATCGCGGTGTTCCTCGCCGGGCTGATGATCGGCCGCACCCCGGAATACCTCGGCAAGAAACTGCAAGCGAAGGAAGTTCAGTTGCTGGTGGTGACCTTGCTGGTGATGCCGGTGGGCGTGCTGGTGCTGGGGGCGATTGCCGCCAGCTTGCCTGGCCCGGTGGCGGCGGTGAGCAACCCCGGCGCTCACGGTTTTAGCCAGTTGCTTTATGCCTACACCTCGGCCAGTGCCAACAACGGTTCGGCGTTTGGTGGCTTCGGGGCGAACACCGCGTTCCACAATCTGATGCTGGGGCTGGGCATGTTGATCGGGCGCTTCGGCTACATCCTTCCGGTACTGGCCCTGGCCGGCAGCCTGGCGATGAAGAAAACCGCCCCTATCGGTCAGAACAGCTTCCCGACCCATGGTCCGCTGTTCGTGACCTTGCTGACCGTGACCATTTTGCTGGTGGGTGGTTTGACCTTCCTGCCGACTTTGGCGCTGGGTCCTATTGCTGAACACCTGAGCCTGGGCTTCTAA
- the eat gene encoding ethanolamine permease, translated as MNTQLKPTLGTLHLWGIAVGLVISGEYFGWSYGWGVAGTLGFLVTSFMVATMYTCFIFSFTELTTAIPHAGGPFAYSRRAFGEKGGLIAGLATLIEFVFAPPAIALAIGAYLNVQFPALDPKHAAVGAYIVFMGLNILGVKLAATFELVVCVLAVAELLVFMGVVAPAFSFSNFALNGWAGSDVFGAPAIAGMFAAIPFAIWFFLAIEGAAMAAEEAKDPKRTIPKAYISGILTLVLLAMGVMFFAGGVGDWRTLSNINDPLPQAMKAVVGESSGWLHMLVWIGLFGLVASFHGIILGYSRQFFALARAGYLPASLAKLSRFQTPHRAIIAGGVIGIAAIYSDGLINLGGMTLTAAMITMAVFGAIVMYIMSMLSLFKLRKTEPNLERTFRAPCYPLLPLIALVLAVVCLVAMAWFNILIGLIFLGFMAVGFVYFMLTAQLRADAPADAMLTGL; from the coding sequence ATGAACACACAACTCAAACCCACGCTGGGCACGCTGCACCTGTGGGGTATCGCGGTCGGGCTGGTGATTTCCGGTGAGTACTTCGGCTGGAGTTACGGCTGGGGCGTGGCCGGCACACTCGGTTTTCTGGTGACCTCGTTCATGGTCGCCACGATGTACACCTGCTTCATCTTCAGTTTCACCGAACTGACCACGGCGATCCCCCATGCCGGCGGTCCCTTTGCCTACAGCCGCCGCGCCTTTGGCGAAAAAGGTGGATTGATTGCCGGGCTGGCGACGCTGATTGAATTCGTCTTCGCCCCACCGGCGATTGCCCTGGCCATCGGTGCCTACCTGAACGTGCAGTTTCCGGCCCTCGATCCGAAACATGCGGCGGTCGGTGCCTACATCGTGTTCATGGGCCTGAACATCCTCGGCGTGAAACTGGCCGCGACCTTCGAACTGGTGGTCTGCGTATTGGCGGTCGCCGAATTGCTGGTGTTCATGGGCGTGGTCGCCCCGGCGTTCAGCTTCAGTAACTTCGCCCTCAACGGCTGGGCCGGTTCTGATGTGTTCGGTGCGCCAGCGATTGCCGGGATGTTCGCGGCGATTCCGTTTGCCATCTGGTTCTTCCTGGCCATCGAAGGCGCCGCCATGGCCGCCGAAGAAGCCAAGGACCCGAAACGCACAATTCCCAAGGCCTACATCAGCGGCATTCTGACTTTGGTGCTACTGGCGATGGGCGTGATGTTCTTTGCCGGTGGTGTCGGCGACTGGCGCACCCTGTCGAACATCAACGATCCGCTGCCACAAGCCATGAAAGCCGTGGTCGGCGAAAGCTCCGGCTGGTTGCACATGCTGGTGTGGATCGGCCTGTTTGGCCTGGTGGCGAGTTTCCACGGGATCATCCTCGGCTACTCGCGGCAGTTCTTTGCGCTGGCCCGGGCCGGTTACCTGCCGGCCTCCCTGGCCAAACTGTCGCGCTTCCAGACCCCGCACCGGGCAATCATCGCCGGTGGCGTGATCGGCATCGCGGCGATCTACAGCGACGGCCTGATCAACCTCGGCGGCATGACGCTGACGGCGGCGATGATCACTATGGCGGTATTCGGCGCGATCGTGATGTACATCATGAGCATGCTCAGCCTGTTCAAACTGCGCAAAACCGAACCGAACCTGGAACGCACTTTCCGCGCGCCCTGCTACCCGTTACTGCCACTCATTGCGCTGGTGCTGGCGGTGGTTTGCCTGGTGGCGATGGCCTGGTTCAACATTTTGATCGGGTTGATCTTCCTCGGCTTCATGGCAGTGGGTTTCGTGTACTTCATGCTCACCGCGCAATTGCGTGCCGATGCGCCGGCGGATGCGATGTTGACGGGACTTTAA
- the kdpF gene encoding K(+)-transporting ATPase subunit F, translating to MSVLDGVSLLLAVGLFIYLLVALLRADRN from the coding sequence ATGAGCGTTCTGGACGGGGTGTCACTGCTGTTGGCAGTGGGGCTGTTCATTTATCTATTGGTTGCGCTGTTGCGCGCGGACCGGAACTAG
- a CDS encoding DUF2897 family protein, protein MPWYAWLILIVAIGSIVGGLMMLRDTADKVELTEEQRKRVAERNAEADAKDAQDR, encoded by the coding sequence ATGCCTTGGTATGCCTGGTTGATTCTGATCGTTGCCATAGGCTCGATCGTTGGCGGTTTGATGATGCTGCGCGACACCGCCGACAAGGTCGAATTGACTGAAGAGCAACGTAAACGCGTCGCCGAACGAAACGCGGAAGCGGATGCCAAGGATGCGCAGGACCGCTAG